In Streptomyces durocortorensis, a genomic segment contains:
- a CDS encoding PIG-L family deacetylase → MQLLAHPDDDLYFMNPDTREALDAGTPVVCVYLTAGEADGLNKIPGAPRPAPDRAAYSSARHQGLRQAYAELLGLDRFTPWRKSVLSLHGGHRAEVNVLTDGARRVELVFLNTAMHTGRGRLGLPSLWQDRLLELRTVVAEDSPLERAGSYTYEGLIDVLVGLLERYRPTLVHTLDPDPDLQFSSEYERRRDSEQRGYSDHADHTAAGCFAWAALIRWVARVTGRGEPVPGFVVASFRGYYNRHWPKNLPPAVLERKAAHLVPYGGAHDWECGNPSGCGDYNVGGDRPLTNRKGWVRSTHHRYPGPRAVVAAEPDGRLAVYGVLGLRAVRWSESAPGSGVLEGPRDLGGGPLAPVLGGASTADGRQLLFGLRFAALGGHGSGNEREIVLLEQASPEGPFRAWRGLGNPSPGRDHGRRIGIPVAVAAPDGRVHLFVRDAEKGISTRVRDAVTGGWSPWHDLGGGEVQDGLTATVDRAGRVHVYAAGREAVHHWTQDSPGDGLTARAPLTGSPAPSHAPAALPAPDGSVELYYRAAAKAGLTAVNSENTPRFAGYGPVAAAPSPGGPVLLGRSAEGRIQLRTAEGTAVRSRGPVALDGAALHLGAPNGRPASVGFGPDAAPWVWRPWSTARQHDAPSISVP, encoded by the coding sequence ATGCAGCTCCTCGCCCACCCCGACGACGACCTCTACTTCATGAACCCGGACACCCGTGAGGCCCTCGACGCCGGGACCCCGGTGGTCTGCGTGTACCTCACGGCGGGCGAGGCCGACGGCCTCAACAAGATTCCCGGGGCCCCGCGCCCGGCCCCCGACCGGGCCGCGTACTCCTCCGCCCGGCACCAGGGCCTGCGGCAGGCGTACGCCGAGCTGCTCGGGCTCGACCGGTTCACACCCTGGCGGAAATCCGTGCTGTCCCTGCACGGCGGCCACCGGGCCGAGGTGAACGTCCTGACCGACGGGGCGCGCCGGGTCGAGCTGGTCTTCCTGAACACCGCGATGCACACCGGGCGCGGCCGCCTCGGGCTGCCCAGCCTCTGGCAGGACCGCCTGCTGGAGCTGCGGACCGTCGTCGCCGAGGACTCGCCGCTGGAGCGGGCCGGTTCGTACACGTACGAGGGTCTGATCGACGTCCTGGTCGGGCTGCTGGAGCGGTACCGGCCCACCCTCGTGCACACGCTCGACCCCGATCCCGACCTCCAGTTCAGCAGCGAGTACGAGCGCCGCCGGGACAGCGAGCAGCGCGGGTACTCCGACCACGCGGACCACACCGCCGCCGGGTGTTTCGCCTGGGCGGCCCTGATCCGCTGGGTGGCGAGGGTGACAGGGCGCGGGGAGCCGGTGCCCGGGTTCGTCGTGGCCTCGTTCCGGGGGTACTACAACCGGCACTGGCCCAAGAACCTGCCGCCCGCGGTGCTGGAGCGGAAGGCCGCGCACCTGGTGCCGTACGGCGGGGCGCACGACTGGGAGTGCGGCAATCCGTCGGGCTGCGGGGACTACAACGTCGGCGGCGACCGCCCCCTGACCAACAGGAAGGGCTGGGTCCGCTCCACTCATCACCGCTATCCGGGCCCCCGGGCCGTTGTCGCCGCGGAACCGGACGGGCGGCTCGCCGTGTACGGGGTGCTGGGGCTGCGGGCCGTGCGGTGGAGCGAGAGTGCCCCCGGCAGCGGGGTCCTGGAGGGGCCTCGGGACCTCGGCGGCGGGCCGCTCGCCCCGGTGCTGGGCGGGGCGAGCACGGCGGACGGGCGGCAGCTGCTGTTCGGGCTGCGGTTCGCGGCGCTCGGCGGCCACGGCTCGGGCAACGAGCGCGAGATCGTGCTTCTGGAGCAGGCGTCACCGGAGGGCCCCTTCCGCGCCTGGCGGGGGCTCGGCAACCCGTCGCCCGGCCGCGACCACGGCCGCCGCATCGGCATACCGGTCGCCGTGGCCGCCCCGGACGGCCGGGTCCACCTCTTCGTACGCGACGCGGAGAAGGGGATCAGCACCCGGGTGCGCGACGCGGTCACCGGCGGCTGGAGCCCCTGGCACGACCTGGGCGGCGGCGAGGTGCAGGACGGGCTGACCGCGACGGTGGACCGGGCCGGCCGCGTCCACGTGTACGCGGCCGGACGCGAGGCGGTGCACCACTGGACCCAGGACTCCCCCGGCGACGGGCTCACCGCCCGCGCCCCGCTCACCGGCTCCCCCGCCCCCTCCCACGCACCCGCCGCCCTCCCCGCGCCGGACGGGTCCGTGGAGCTGTACTACCGGGCCGCCGCGAAGGCCGGTCTCACCGCGGTGAACAGCGAGAACACACCCCGCTTCGCCGGCTACGGGCCGGTGGCCGCCGCCCCCTCCCCCGGCGGCCCGGTCCTGCTGGGCCGGTCCGCGGAGGGCCGCATCCAGCTGCGTACCGCCGAAGGCACCGCCGTACGGTCCCGGGGGCCCGTCGCCCTGGACGGCGCCGCCCTCCACCTCGGCGCGCCGAACGGCCGCCCGGCCTCCGTCGGTTTCGGGCCGGACGCGGCGCCCTGGGTATGGCGCCCCTGGAGCACGGCCCGACAGCATGACGCACCGTCAATATCCGTTCCATAG
- the rpsJ gene encoding 30S ribosomal protein S10 — protein sequence MAGQKIRIRLKAYDHEVIDSSAKKIVETVTRTGASVAGPVPLPTEKNVYCVIKSPHKYKDSREHFEMRTHKRLIDILDPTPKTVDSLMRLDLPAGVDIEIKL from the coding sequence ATGGCGGGACAGAAGATCCGCATCCGGCTCAAGGCCTACGACCACGAGGTCATCGACTCCTCGGCGAAGAAGATCGTCGAGACGGTGACCCGCACTGGTGCGTCGGTCGCGGGCCCGGTGCCGCTGCCCACTGAGAAGAACGTGTACTGCGTCATCAAGTCGCCGCACAAGTACAAGGACTCGCGCGAGCACTTCGAGATGCGCACGCACAAGCGCCTCATCGACATCCTCGACCCCACGCCGAAGACGGTTGACTCGCTGATGCGTCTCGACCTGCCGGCGGGCGTCGACATCGAGATCAAGCTCTGA
- the rplC gene encoding 50S ribosomal protein L3, whose protein sequence is MAKNIKGVLGEKLGMTQVWDENNRVVPVTVVKAGPCVVTQVRTNDNDGYEAVQIAFGEIDPRKVNKPLKGHFAKADVTPRRHLVELRTPDASEYTLGQEVTAEVFESGVKVDVTGKSKGKGFAGVMKRHNFKGLGAGHGTQRKHRSPGSIGGCATPGRVFKGMRMAGRMGNERVTTQNLTIHAVDAEKGLLLIKGAVPGPNGGLVLVRTAAKGA, encoded by the coding sequence ATGGCTAAGAACATTAAGGGCGTCCTGGGCGAGAAGCTCGGCATGACCCAGGTCTGGGACGAGAACAACCGGGTTGTCCCGGTGACCGTCGTCAAGGCCGGGCCCTGCGTCGTCACCCAGGTCCGCACCAACGACAACGACGGCTACGAAGCGGTCCAGATCGCCTTCGGCGAGATCGACCCGCGCAAGGTGAACAAGCCCCTCAAGGGTCACTTCGCCAAGGCCGACGTCACCCCGCGCCGCCACCTGGTGGAGCTCCGCACCCCTGACGCCAGCGAGTACACGCTGGGCCAGGAGGTCACTGCCGAGGTGTTCGAGTCCGGCGTCAAGGTTGACGTCACGGGCAAGAGCAAGGGCAAGGGCTTCGCCGGTGTCATGAAGCGTCACAACTTCAAGGGCCTCGGCGCCGGGCACGGCACCCAGCGCAAGCACCGTTCCCCCGGTTCCATCGGTGGCTGCGCCACCCCTGGGCGTGTCTTCAAGGGCATGCGCATGGCGGGCCGCATGGGTAACGAGCGCGTCACCACCCAGAACCTGACCATCCACGCGGTTGACGCGGAGAAGGGTCTGCTCCTCATCAAGGGCGCGGTCCCCGGTCCGAACGGCGGCCTCGTCCTGGTCCGTACCGCGGCCAAGGGGGCTTGA
- the rplD gene encoding 50S ribosomal protein L4 yields MSTIDILSPAGDKAGTVDLPAEIFDAKTSVPLIHQVVVAQLAAARQGTHKTKRRGEVRGGGKKPYRQKGTGRARQGSTRAPQFAGGGVVHGPQPRDYSQRTPKKMKAAALRGALSDRARHSRIHVVTGVVEGAASTKAAKTLFGKISERQNLLLVVDRADEAAWLSARNLPQVHILEPGQLNTYDVIVSDDVVFTQAAFESFVSGPQTAETEGSDA; encoded by the coding sequence ATGAGCACCATTGACATCCTTTCGCCGGCAGGCGACAAGGCCGGTACCGTCGACCTCCCCGCGGAGATCTTCGACGCGAAGACCAGCGTTCCGCTGATCCACCAGGTCGTTGTCGCTCAGCTGGCGGCTGCCCGTCAGGGCACGCACAAGACCAAGCGCCGCGGCGAAGTCCGCGGTGGTGGCAAGAAGCCTTACCGCCAGAAGGGCACCGGCCGCGCCCGTCAGGGTTCGACCCGCGCCCCGCAGTTCGCCGGTGGTGGCGTCGTCCACGGCCCGCAGCCGCGTGACTACTCGCAGCGGACCCCGAAGAAGATGAAGGCCGCCGCCCTGCGCGGTGCCCTCTCCGACCGGGCCCGTCACTCCCGTATCCACGTCGTCACCGGCGTGGTCGAGGGTGCCGCCTCCACGAAGGCCGCCAAGACGCTGTTCGGCAAGATCTCGGAGCGCCAGAACCTGCTCCTGGTCGTCGACCGCGCCGACGAGGCCGCGTGGCTGTCCGCGCGCAACCTGCCCCAGGTGCACATCCTGGAGCCGGGCCAGCTCAACACGTACGACGTGATCGTCTCTGACGACGTGGTCTTCACCCAGGCCGCCTTCGAGTCCTTCGTGTCTGGCCCCCAGACCGCTGAG